The following coding sequences are from one Methanococcoides orientis window:
- a CDS encoding V4R domain-containing protein → MKSEGHTALFSNRDGIIAIEGPVKLQIMELLKDSSRSFDEIVKYTGKAKSTISVHLSDLKQNNLLEERIDPKDKRKKTYVMCSQYTACSQKPIVEHYHAALKKFTTTFDSERELLTSILHAVQSGFEAQGINHRPIMETIGQDVGIRVAENFTSTNLEGLFEEVADYWETHKLGYLSVPSYDPLAIQIDDCFVCKGAPDIGQKLCSFSEGLLQGIIYQKLNMQCNLVEIECHGNGDGHCLFVMQ, encoded by the coding sequence ATGAAAAGCGAAGGTCACACTGCACTATTTTCAAACAGGGATGGCATTATTGCCATTGAGGGTCCGGTAAAGCTCCAGATAATGGAGCTGTTGAAAGATAGTTCAAGATCGTTCGATGAGATCGTAAAATATACAGGGAAAGCAAAATCCACGATCTCCGTGCACCTGAGTGACCTTAAGCAAAATAACCTTCTTGAAGAAAGGATCGATCCAAAGGACAAACGCAAGAAAACCTATGTGATGTGTTCCCAGTATACAGCATGTTCACAGAAGCCGATCGTGGAGCACTACCATGCAGCACTGAAAAAATTCACGACCACATTCGATAGTGAAAGAGAACTTTTAACATCTATTCTTCATGCAGTGCAAAGCGGCTTTGAGGCTCAGGGCATTAACCACAGGCCAATAATGGAAACCATCGGACAGGATGTCGGCATACGGGTCGCTGAAAATTTTACATCCACAAATCTTGAGGGGCTTTTTGAAGAAGTCGCAGATTATTGGGAAACGCACAAGCTCGGCTACCTTTCTGTTCCATCCTATGACCCCCTTGCAATACAGATCGATGATTGCTTTGTGTGCAAAGGCGCACCTGACATCGGACAAAAACTCTGCTCTTTTAGTGAAGGACTTCTTCAGGGAATAATATACCAGAAACTTAACATGCAGTGTAATCTTGTGGAGATAGAATGTCATGGCAATGGCGATGGCCACTGCCTTTTTGTAATGCAATAA
- a CDS encoding tRNA (guanine(10)-N(2))-dimethyltransferase produces the protein MKSTKVTEGNTTVLVPVPPEGVPFPPSEAPVFYNPHMELNRDISVAATLAYARRLASQKEIEISDIRYVDTMSASGIRGLRIANEVGVSTTLNDWSDEAFELILENIELTGLSGTAEATCKNANVLMHERRFNIVDLDPFGSPAPYLDAATRSVVHLLEVTATDTAPLCGAHFNSGMRKYAAVPLNNEFHSEMGVRILLGKVARELAKHDKGMTPLLSHATRHYVRAYLQVKKGAKQADRSLRELGFLTHCEKCGQRRFFHGLAVSIDDTCPSCENKMQIAGPLWLGQLHEKEFCDEVLAEMESLDLGKKEQAKKIIIACRDEFNIPFFYDQHLICKRIGISAPAMEGFIEALRSTGASVSRTHFSGTSFKTDAELDSINEVLRSM, from the coding sequence ATGAAGAGCACAAAGGTAACCGAAGGTAATACTACGGTCCTTGTACCGGTACCTCCTGAAGGCGTTCCATTCCCGCCATCAGAAGCACCGGTATTCTACAATCCTCATATGGAACTGAATCGCGATATCTCCGTAGCGGCGACCTTAGCATATGCAAGGAGACTGGCATCCCAGAAGGAGATCGAGATCTCGGATATACGGTATGTTGATACAATGTCCGCATCAGGTATCAGGGGACTTAGGATCGCCAATGAGGTTGGTGTTTCAACAACATTGAATGATTGGAGCGATGAGGCTTTTGAACTTATTCTTGAGAATATTGAATTGACCGGTCTATCGGGGACTGCAGAAGCCACATGCAAGAACGCAAATGTTCTGATGCATGAGAGGCGCTTTAATATTGTGGACCTTGATCCTTTTGGAAGTCCTGCACCTTATCTGGATGCTGCGACAAGGTCAGTTGTTCACCTTCTTGAGGTCACTGCAACTGATACTGCTCCACTTTGCGGTGCACATTTTAATTCAGGGATGCGAAAATACGCTGCTGTGCCTTTGAACAATGAGTTTCATAGCGAGATGGGCGTGCGTATCCTTCTTGGTAAAGTTGCAAGGGAGCTTGCAAAGCATGACAAAGGCATGACTCCACTGCTTTCACATGCTACAAGACACTATGTTCGTGCCTATCTTCAGGTTAAAAAAGGTGCTAAACAGGCCGACAGGTCCCTCAGGGAACTTGGATTCCTGACCCATTGTGAGAAATGCGGTCAAAGGAGATTTTTCCATGGTCTGGCTGTTTCGATCGATGATACATGTCCTTCATGTGAAAACAAAATGCAGATCGCGGGTCCTCTGTGGTTGGGACAACTGCATGAAAAGGAGTTCTGTGATGAGGTTCTGGCAGAGATGGAATCTCTGGATCTTGGTAAGAAAGAGCAGGCAAAGAAGATCATTATTGCCTGTAGGGATGAATTTAACATACCTTTCTTCTATGATCAGCATCTGATATGCAAAAGGATCGGTATTTCGGCACCTGCGATGGAAGGCTTCATTGAAGCGCTCAGGTCAACTGGCGCAAGTGTTTCAAGAACACATTTTAGCGGCACCTCTTTTAAGACCGATGCAGAGCTTGATAGCATAAATGAGGTCCTTAGATCAATGTGA
- a CDS encoding DUF2110 family protein → METAILTIKLYANLERALSSAAFMLENELKDIDATVEVSVNSEGWLQANVSGEDEVFAANFLIDKYGTPVTKVEDTVAYKGSISSIDDDGITVDIGTTVKLLPEALKALGVGTVSQIASRFGLIPHLPVSVRIEGQDDMITGRFTKDQLDLFWGWKKAATDRLIVNSVTRSELKSAIKKKGHGRDIYGIERIGLLESIVVCREKTDGPGIVAEIGPLLNAEIGVVRGTR, encoded by the coding sequence ATGGAAACAGCAATCTTAACTATCAAACTATATGCTAATTTAGAACGTGCATTAAGCTCTGCAGCGTTCATGCTGGAAAACGAGCTTAAGGATATTGATGCTACTGTCGAAGTTTCCGTAAATTCAGAAGGCTGGCTTCAGGCAAATGTTTCAGGTGAGGATGAAGTATTTGCAGCCAATTTCCTGATAGATAAATACGGAACTCCTGTTACCAAAGTGGAAGATACTGTTGCCTACAAAGGCTCTATTTCTTCAATTGATGATGATGGAATAACTGTTGATATCGGTACTACTGTAAAGCTCCTGCCGGAGGCTCTAAAAGCCCTTGGTGTGGGTACAGTTTCACAGATCGCATCCCGCTTTGGCTTGATCCCGCATCTTCCTGTTTCTGTCAGGATCGAAGGGCAGGATGATATGATCACAGGCCGTTTTACTAAAGACCAGCTCGATCTTTTCTGGGGATGGAAAAAAGCTGCTACAGACAGGTTGATCGTGAACTCTGTGACACGATCTGAACTGAAAAGTGCCATCAAGAAAAAGGGTCATGGAAGGGATATCTACGGCATCGAGAGGATCGGCCTGCTGGAAAGTATAGTTGTTTGCCGTGAGAAAACTGATGGTCCGGGAATTGTGGCGGAAATAGGTCCTCTTTTAAATGCAGAGATCGGTGTGGTAAGAGGTACTCGTTGA
- a CDS encoding MarR family transcriptional regulator produces MAKENPEYLFLQEKPTLALLAIWFYGRTYASVITKEINSTFAHTTKILSRMEEDGLVVFSVEGRIKYVELTEKGHNVVSLLKELVVSLGGELPDEYDLEGRHEVSEAELDPISAEILDRIKKLRIKVENIYKELVDSDADVETSKRKLGPFSRELAMIGDVIDSSETPVNDEVISAFDATREVFLSLLNKNG; encoded by the coding sequence TTGGCAAAGGAAAATCCGGAATATTTGTTCTTGCAGGAGAAGCCAACACTTGCTTTATTGGCTATTTGGTTCTATGGAAGAACATATGCCTCTGTTATTACAAAAGAGATCAATTCCACATTCGCACACACAACAAAGATACTGTCAAGAATGGAAGAGGATGGTCTTGTAGTTTTTTCTGTTGAAGGGCGTATCAAGTATGTTGAGTTGACCGAAAAAGGTCACAATGTTGTTTCTCTCCTCAAGGAACTTGTTGTTTCTCTGGGTGGGGAGCTTCCGGATGAATATGATCTTGAGGGCAGGCATGAAGTTAGTGAGGCTGAACTTGATCCTATTTCTGCTGAGATCCTGGATCGGATCAAAAAATTGCGTATCAAGGTTGAGAACATTTACAAGGAACTTGTGGACTCTGATGCCGATGTCGAGACTTCTAAAAGAAAGCTTGGGCCATTTAGCCGTGAATTGGCGATGATAGGTGATGTGATCGATTCTTCTGAAACGCCCGTTAATGACGAGGTTATCAGTGCTTTTGATGCTACAAGAGAAGTATTCCTATCCCTTCTGAACAAAAACGGTTAA